Proteins encoded within one genomic window of Pedobacter africanus:
- the nagB gene encoding glucosamine-6-phosphate deaminase, giving the protein MARLNLLEETRFEKLPVSVFENPKEASLSVAQRIGNLIKEKQKTNAHAVLGLATGATPVAVYAELVRMHREEGLSFKNVITFNLDEYYPMQPTAAQSYVTFMNENLFDHIDIDKNNVNIPDGTLSLEEIPAFCLDYEKKIGDLGGLDIQILGIGRTGHIGFNEPGSAPNSGTRLVTLDDLTRRDAARDFGGKSFVPTKAITMGVGTIFKAREIILMAWNKKKAPIIKKTVEGEISSEVPATYLQLSDNVEFILDKDAASMLTRFDTPWLVKDCVWDEKLTRKAVIWLANTLKKPVLKLTEDDYNNNGMAQLAVEQGPVYNINIHIFNKLQHTITGWPGGKPNADDSQRPERATPAKKRSIIFSPHPDDDVISMGGTFIRLVDQKHDVHVAYQTSGNTAVWDDDALRFVEFNIDFSEKMGLDAAHLKKLYQDMRSFIEKKQPNQIDTPEIQTVKGLIRKGEAIAGARYCGLDDDHIHFMALPFYESGKSQKNPVTDADVVLTMELLQKVKPEQVFAAGDFEDPHGTHIVCFNIILEALRRLAKTEDWVKDCWLWMYRGAWQEFETYEIEMAVPLSPQEVERKKFAIFKHQSQKDRAVFPGDDAREFWQRAEDRNRETAQAYDSLGLAEYEAMEAFVRYKF; this is encoded by the coding sequence ATGGCTAGATTAAATCTTCTGGAGGAAACGCGCTTTGAAAAACTGCCTGTTTCTGTCTTTGAAAACCCCAAAGAAGCATCGCTCAGCGTTGCTCAGCGCATCGGGAACCTCATTAAAGAAAAACAAAAAACCAATGCCCATGCAGTTTTAGGCCTGGCTACCGGTGCAACGCCTGTTGCCGTGTATGCTGAACTGGTAAGAATGCACAGGGAAGAGGGATTGAGTTTTAAGAATGTGATCACTTTTAACCTTGACGAGTACTACCCTATGCAGCCTACTGCTGCACAGAGCTATGTGACTTTCATGAACGAAAACCTGTTTGATCACATCGACATCGACAAGAACAATGTAAACATCCCTGATGGAACATTGAGCCTGGAGGAAATCCCTGCATTTTGTCTGGATTATGAGAAGAAGATTGGAGACCTTGGAGGACTGGACATCCAGATCCTCGGTATCGGACGTACAGGTCACATCGGATTCAATGAGCCAGGTTCTGCACCAAACTCAGGTACCCGTTTGGTTACGCTCGACGATCTGACCAGACGTGATGCGGCAAGAGATTTCGGGGGTAAATCTTTTGTACCTACAAAAGCAATCACCATGGGTGTTGGTACCATTTTCAAAGCCAGGGAGATCATCCTGATGGCCTGGAACAAGAAAAAAGCACCTATCATTAAAAAAACAGTTGAAGGCGAGATCTCGAGCGAGGTACCGGCTACTTATTTACAGTTATCGGACAATGTTGAGTTCATCTTAGATAAGGATGCAGCCTCAATGCTGACCCGCTTTGATACGCCATGGCTGGTTAAAGACTGTGTATGGGACGAGAAACTGACCCGCAAAGCGGTGATCTGGCTGGCCAACACACTTAAAAAGCCTGTTCTTAAGCTTACTGAAGACGATTACAACAACAACGGTATGGCACAGCTTGCTGTTGAGCAAGGCCCTGTTTACAACATCAACATCCATATTTTCAATAAATTACAGCACACCATTACTGGATGGCCAGGAGGAAAACCGAATGCCGATGACTCGCAAAGGCCTGAGCGGGCCACACCTGCCAAAAAGCGCTCCATCATTTTCTCACCGCACCCTGATGATGATGTGATCTCTATGGGCGGTACTTTCATCCGCCTGGTAGACCAGAAACACGATGTCCATGTGGCTTACCAGACTTCGGGCAATACCGCTGTATGGGACGATGATGCGCTGCGCTTTGTAGAGTTTAACATCGACTTCTCTGAAAAAATGGGACTGGATGCAGCGCACCTTAAAAAACTGTACCAGGATATGCGTTCTTTTATCGAGAAAAAGCAGCCTAACCAGATTGATACTCCTGAAATTCAAACGGTAAAGGGCTTGATCAGAAAAGGTGAGGCTATTGCCGGTGCACGTTATTGCGGACTGGACGATGACCACATCCACTTTATGGCATTGCCGTTTTATGAAAGCGGAAAAAGCCAGAAAAACCCGGTTACCGACGCCGATGTGGTGCTAACTATGGAATTGCTGCAAAAGGTAAAACCAGAGCAGGTATTTGCCGCAGGCGATTTTGAAGACCCGCATGGCACACATATCGTTTGTTTTAACATTATCCTGGAAGCATTGAGACGTTTGGCTAAAACAGAAGACTGGGTTAAAGATTGCTGGTTATGGATGTACCGCGGTGCATGGCAGGAGTTTGAGACCTACGAAATTGAAATGGCTGTGCCATTGAGCCCTCAGGAAGTGGAAAGAAAGAAATTCGCCATCTTCAAACACCAGTCGCAAAAAGACAGGGCTGTTTTCCCGGGTGATGATGCAAGGGAATTCTGGCAAAGGGCTGAAGACCGGAACAGGGAAACTGCCCAGGCTTACGACAGCTTAGGCCTGGCAGAGTACGAAGCCATGGAAGCTTTTGTACGTTATAAGTTCTAG
- a CDS encoding M16 family metallopeptidase — protein MKRHFNALCIGLAAAVVFNTPAFAQKKTAAAKKPAQSTAKIAGTVIPNDPNVKIGKLANGLTYYIRKNSEPKLRAELYLATRIGSLMENDDQQGLAHFTEHMAFNGTKDFPKNEIINYLQKAGVRFGADLNAYTGFDQTVYQLPIPTDSAAVFKTGFKILANWAGKIVMEGEEIDKERGVIVEEDRQRGKNAQERMSKQLLPVLLKGSRYANRLPIGKLDILHSFTHDKIRNFYKDWYRPNLQAVIAVGDFDVNEVEQLIKDNFSGLSNPANPRPRPSYDLPDNKEPLVKIITDPEQQYNVAQIMYKQRGGMLKTTADYKKSMLYNMINSMLGARIQEIMQKDNAPFIQAQSGYGAYQGGLVPGINAFQSVAVSTSGATLEKAFTAVLAENERMSKYGFVQSELEVARKNILAGNEKRLKEKDKTSSSSFVQKYLNNFLTGTSIPSTEYAYELTKKTLDEITLAEVNALAKTLITKENQIIIVQAPEKEKASLPTEAQLLAALKNAANNVAAYVDNTVNKPLLEQKPVAGKIVKEEKMDQIGVTGLVLSNGIRVLLKPTDFKNDQIIFSSYAKGGTSVATDANFRSAEAAGLIAESGVGDFNPTQLNKLLAGNTGRAGAYVSDLYQGYSGSASPKDLETAFQMIYAYANNPRKDAELFNKNISDYKVVLANKSANPESVFGDTVQAVMSSYHKRAMPTNLSDLDKISLDEAFNFYKARFADNSGQNFVFVGNFTLESIKPLIETYIASLPAQNKAENFVDLGIYPPKGKVSKTVYKGLEDKAEVQLYIHGDYEYSAQTNVQMEAVKVALENKILERLREKESGVYSPQVGLSLSKYPKAHYYFTISFSCATANVEKLIAAALDEVKQIKDKGATADDISKFKSEEQRQVELSLRDNNFWLNYLSGRLKNDEDLAQVLSLKKRLDSVTVESSKATAQQYLNEDNYIRLVLMPQK, from the coding sequence ATGAAAAGACATTTTAACGCCCTTTGCATAGGGCTTGCAGCAGCGGTAGTCTTCAACACGCCTGCCTTTGCGCAAAAGAAAACTGCAGCGGCCAAAAAGCCAGCGCAAAGTACCGCAAAAATTGCGGGAACGGTGATCCCCAACGACCCGAATGTAAAAATAGGCAAGCTGGCCAATGGCCTGACCTACTACATCCGTAAAAACTCGGAGCCAAAGCTACGGGCAGAGCTATACCTGGCTACAAGAATAGGCTCATTGATGGAGAACGATGACCAGCAGGGACTTGCGCACTTTACTGAGCACATGGCATTTAATGGCACCAAAGATTTTCCTAAGAATGAGATCATCAATTATTTGCAGAAAGCGGGTGTGCGCTTTGGGGCCGACCTGAATGCCTATACTGGCTTTGACCAGACCGTTTACCAGCTGCCCATCCCTACTGATAGTGCAGCCGTATTTAAAACAGGTTTTAAAATACTGGCCAACTGGGCCGGTAAAATTGTAATGGAAGGTGAGGAAATTGATAAAGAGCGTGGCGTTATTGTAGAAGAAGACAGGCAGCGTGGTAAAAATGCTCAGGAACGCATGAGCAAACAGCTGCTGCCGGTATTGTTGAAGGGCTCCCGCTATGCCAATCGCCTGCCGATTGGAAAACTGGATATCCTGCATTCTTTTACTCACGATAAGATCCGTAACTTTTACAAAGACTGGTACAGGCCAAATCTGCAGGCGGTAATTGCCGTAGGCGATTTTGACGTAAATGAGGTTGAGCAATTGATTAAAGACAATTTTTCTGGCCTCAGCAACCCGGCAAACCCAAGGCCCCGCCCTTCTTATGACCTGCCCGACAATAAGGAGCCACTGGTTAAGATCATTACCGATCCGGAACAGCAGTACAATGTTGCACAGATCATGTATAAACAACGTGGTGGGATGTTAAAAACAACGGCAGACTATAAAAAAAGCATGCTGTACAACATGATCAACAGTATGCTGGGCGCCCGCATACAGGAAATCATGCAAAAAGACAATGCGCCATTTATACAGGCCCAGAGTGGATATGGAGCGTACCAGGGCGGACTGGTTCCCGGCATCAATGCTTTTCAATCGGTAGCGGTATCCACATCGGGTGCTACACTGGAAAAGGCATTTACAGCTGTACTGGCCGAGAACGAACGCATGAGCAAGTATGGGTTTGTGCAGTCCGAACTGGAGGTTGCCCGCAAAAACATCCTTGCAGGCAATGAAAAACGATTAAAAGAAAAAGATAAGACCTCTTCTTCTTCATTTGTACAGAAATACCTGAACAATTTCCTTACCGGCACCAGCATTCCATCTACAGAATATGCTTACGAGCTGACCAAAAAGACATTGGACGAAATTACGCTGGCAGAGGTGAATGCCCTGGCAAAAACACTGATCACCAAAGAAAACCAGATCATTATAGTACAGGCTCCTGAAAAAGAAAAAGCAAGTTTGCCTACAGAGGCCCAGCTACTTGCTGCTTTAAAAAATGCCGCAAATAATGTTGCCGCGTATGTAGACAATACGGTAAACAAACCTTTGCTGGAGCAAAAACCCGTAGCCGGAAAGATTGTAAAAGAGGAAAAAATGGATCAGATAGGCGTTACAGGCCTGGTCCTGAGCAATGGCATCAGGGTATTGCTTAAACCTACAGATTTCAAGAACGACCAGATCATTTTCAGCTCATACGCCAAAGGAGGAACCTCGGTGGCTACAGATGCCAACTTCCGGTCGGCCGAAGCAGCAGGCCTGATTGCAGAGAGCGGCGTGGGCGACTTTAACCCTACTCAATTGAATAAGCTGCTTGCTGGAAATACAGGACGCGCAGGTGCCTATGTCAGCGATCTGTATCAGGGTTACAGCGGAAGTGCGTCTCCTAAAGATCTGGAAACGGCTTTCCAGATGATCTATGCCTATGCCAACAATCCGCGCAAGGATGCTGAGCTGTTCAATAAAAACATCAGCGACTATAAAGTAGTACTGGCCAACAAAAGTGCCAATCCGGAAAGCGTTTTTGGCGACACCGTACAGGCCGTTATGTCTTCTTACCATAAGCGGGCTATGCCTACAAACCTGTCCGACCTGGATAAAATATCTTTAGACGAGGCCTTTAATTTTTACAAAGCGCGCTTTGCCGACAACAGCGGTCAAAATTTTGTGTTCGTAGGTAATTTTACCCTGGAAAGCATCAAACCTTTGATTGAGACTTATATTGCCAGTTTGCCTGCCCAGAACAAGGCCGAGAATTTTGTTGACCTTGGCATATACCCGCCAAAAGGAAAAGTGAGCAAAACCGTTTATAAAGGCCTTGAAGATAAAGCCGAAGTACAGTTGTACATTCATGGCGACTATGAGTACAGCGCACAGACCAATGTACAGATGGAAGCAGTTAAGGTGGCCCTGGAAAATAAAATTCTGGAGCGCCTGCGGGAAAAAGAAAGCGGGGTTTATAGTCCGCAGGTAGGCCTTAGCCTGAGCAAATATCCTAAGGCACACTACTATTTCACCATTTCCTTTAGCTGTGCAACAGCAAACGTAGAAAAGCTGATTGCTGCAGCACTGGACGAGGTGAAGCAGATCAAAGACAAAGGCGCTACAGCGGATGACATCAGCAAGTTCAAATCAGAAGAACAACGCCAGGTAGAGCTTAGTCTACGCGACAATAACTTCTGGCTGAACTACCTGAGCGGCCGCTTAAAGAATGATGAAGACCTGGCACAGGTACTTTCCCTTAAAAAGCGACTGGATAGCGTTACCGTTGAAAGTTCTAAAGCTACTGCACAGCAATACCTGAATGAAGACAATTACATTCGCCTGGTATTGATGCCACAAAAATAA
- a CDS encoding acyltransferase family protein, producing MSSSLSVTSAPARLLSLDFFRGATVAAMILVNNPGDWGNVYAPLRHAEWNGCTPTDLIFPFFLFIVGVSIAYAMGSKKTDAASHGKTILKALKRALILFGLGLFLSLYPKVFTEPIAAFQGVRIPGVLQRIAVVFLISSAIFLKNSERNIFRILIALLAVYWLLMTFVPVPGVGYANLEKETNLGAWLDRTILTEAHLWKAAKTWDPEGILSTMPAVATGLFGVLVGVYLKRRDVDAATKISWLFCTGTAAVALGLLWDLQFPINKALWTSSFVLYTGGLATIILSFCYWIIDVQQYNRFTKPFVVYGVNAITVFFLSGLIPRTLRMFTVKAADGSEINLQAWLYSGFESWLSPINASLAWAIAFILFWLLILWVMYKKKIIIKV from the coding sequence ATGAGCTCATCTTTAAGCGTAACTTCTGCCCCGGCAAGGCTATTGTCACTCGACTTTTTCAGAGGTGCAACCGTAGCCGCTATGATTTTGGTAAACAACCCGGGCGACTGGGGCAATGTTTATGCGCCTTTAAGGCATGCGGAATGGAATGGTTGTACGCCCACCGACCTGATCTTTCCTTTTTTCCTGTTCATTGTAGGGGTATCCATTGCCTATGCCATGGGCAGCAAAAAAACGGATGCCGCAAGTCATGGAAAGACCATTTTAAAAGCATTGAAGCGGGCCCTGATCCTGTTTGGGCTTGGGCTGTTCCTGTCCCTCTATCCAAAAGTATTTACTGAGCCTATCGCCGCGTTTCAGGGGGTAAGGATTCCGGGGGTACTGCAGCGCATTGCCGTTGTTTTCCTGATCTCGTCTGCTATCTTTCTTAAAAATTCGGAGCGGAACATTTTCAGGATTCTGATTGCCCTGCTGGCAGTTTACTGGCTGCTGATGACCTTTGTGCCCGTTCCTGGTGTGGGTTATGCCAACCTGGAAAAAGAAACCAACCTGGGGGCATGGCTGGACAGGACCATACTAACCGAAGCTCATTTATGGAAAGCAGCCAAAACATGGGACCCAGAAGGTATTTTGAGCACCATGCCTGCAGTAGCTACCGGCCTGTTCGGCGTACTGGTTGGGGTATATTTAAAACGTAGGGATGTAGATGCAGCCACGAAAATTAGCTGGCTCTTTTGTACAGGAACTGCCGCAGTAGCCCTGGGGCTGCTCTGGGACTTGCAATTCCCCATCAACAAGGCCTTATGGACCAGCTCATTTGTACTTTATACTGGCGGCCTGGCTACCATCATCCTATCTTTCTGCTACTGGATCATCGACGTGCAGCAATACAACCGCTTTACCAAACCTTTTGTGGTGTATGGTGTAAATGCCATCACTGTTTTCTTTTTATCGGGGCTGATCCCACGTACACTTCGCATGTTTACGGTAAAGGCCGCGGATGGTTCGGAAATAAACCTGCAGGCCTGGTTGTACTCGGGCTTTGAATCCTGGCTCTCCCCCATCAATGCCTCGCTGGCCTGGGCTATCGCGTTTATCCTGTTCTGGCTGCTGATCCTTTGGGTGATGTACAAGAAAAAGATCATCATTAAAGTTTAA
- a CDS encoding glycoside hydrolase family 10 protein, with the protein MFKTIIYALLSILITPISLIAQSPSKIAPKREFRGVWVATVANIDWPSKPGLSIDQQKQELIGLLEQHKANGMNAIILQVRPAADAFYAKSREPWSQWLMGRQGLAPATGYDPLAFAIKEAHSRGMELHAWFNPYRATMSANAVVSPDHMTRKRPDLFFVYGGKKQFDPGIPEVREYIVQVILDVVKGYDVDGIHFDDYFYPYKIAGQTINDAATFNKYGNGFANISDWRRNNVDMLIKQLDDSIHHYKKYVKFGVSPFGIWKNQSEDSQGSATNGLSNYSELYADSRKWVQEGWVDYINPQIYFSFTRRAAPFGVISDWWTNNAFGRHVYVGHGAYLIHNGTSRKEAAWAFPDQIPNQIRHIRESNRIQGSVFFSSKSFSTIARALGDSLKNNYYKYPALPPQMPWLDEIVPNQPLNLTAEAHADGVHLKWERPLKASDGETASGYVIYRFNEGEKIDILNAKNILRISFEDFPSFIDTAVEKGKRYNYLVTALDRLKNESEPSGPVGIQTKELASAE; encoded by the coding sequence ATGTTCAAAACTATAATCTATGCACTATTATCAATATTAATAACCCCTATTTCCCTAATAGCACAATCCCCATCAAAAATTGCTCCAAAAAGAGAATTTCGGGGTGTATGGGTTGCAACTGTTGCAAATATTGATTGGCCGTCCAAGCCAGGGTTAAGCATTGATCAGCAAAAACAAGAGTTGATAGGTCTCCTGGAACAACATAAAGCTAATGGCATGAATGCCATTATTTTGCAGGTCAGACCAGCTGCAGATGCGTTTTATGCGAAATCAAGAGAGCCCTGGAGCCAATGGCTGATGGGCCGACAGGGGCTGGCCCCTGCCACAGGTTACGACCCACTTGCATTTGCCATTAAGGAAGCCCATTCCCGGGGTATGGAACTGCATGCCTGGTTTAACCCTTATCGTGCAACCATGAGTGCCAATGCTGTAGTTAGCCCCGATCATATGACCCGCAAACGGCCAGACCTTTTCTTTGTGTATGGTGGGAAAAAGCAGTTCGATCCGGGAATTCCCGAAGTGCGCGAATACATTGTGCAGGTAATTCTGGACGTAGTGAAAGGGTACGATGTAGATGGGATTCATTTTGACGATTATTTCTATCCTTATAAAATTGCCGGCCAAACCATTAACGATGCGGCAACCTTTAATAAGTACGGCAATGGCTTCGCCAATATTTCCGACTGGCGGCGGAACAATGTAGATATGCTGATCAAACAGCTCGACGATAGCATTCACCATTACAAAAAGTACGTTAAATTTGGGGTAAGCCCTTTTGGCATCTGGAAAAATCAATCTGAAGATAGCCAGGGCTCGGCAACAAATGGTTTGTCCAACTATTCAGAACTTTACGCCGATTCCAGAAAGTGGGTGCAGGAAGGCTGGGTTGACTATATCAACCCACAGATTTATTTTAGCTTTACACGCCGCGCCGCACCTTTTGGGGTAATATCAGACTGGTGGACCAACAACGCCTTTGGCAGGCACGTTTATGTTGGCCATGGCGCTTACCTGATCCACAATGGCACATCGCGCAAAGAAGCAGCTTGGGCCTTTCCAGACCAGATCCCCAACCAGATCAGGCACATCAGGGAGAGTAACCGCATACAGGGCAGCGTGTTCTTTAGCTCCAAGTCTTTCTCTACTATTGCCCGGGCTTTGGGCGATTCCTTAAAAAACAATTATTATAAATATCCGGCCTTGCCGCCACAAATGCCCTGGCTGGACGAAATTGTACCCAATCAGCCCCTTAACCTGACGGCAGAGGCACATGCCGATGGCGTACACCTGAAATGGGAACGTCCTTTAAAAGCCAGCGATGGAGAAACCGCATCGGGTTACGTGATCTACCGTTTTAATGAGGGAGAGAAGATTGATATCCTGAATGCAAAGAATATCCTCAGGATTAGTTTTGAGGATTTCCCAAGCTTTATAGATACCGCTGTAGAGAAAGGGAAAAGGTACAATTACCTGGTTACTGCGCTCGACAGGCTTAAAAACGAAAGCGAGCCCAGTGGTCCGGTAGGTATCCAGACCAAAGAGCTCGCCAGCGCCGAGTAG